CTGAACAGAGATCTTGGTCTCAACTCTTAGTGTTGCTAGGTCAACATCGTCAACTGTTTTGAAAGGGACACTCTTGAAAGAGTTATCTTGATCTTGAATGAAGCACTTTAACTTTTCATCTTGGACCAAAGCTATATAGTTATCAGAGTTAATTTCGTCTAGGCAACGGCCAAACGCTCCAATTCTCTCTAGCCCAGCAGGTAGTATGTTTTCGTAGTTTTCATCGACCTTCTGCTGATTGAGGAACGTCACGACCGTTACAGTTTTTACCGATTTAATGCCATACAAGACTGCACTTTCGCCCTGGTATCTCTCCAATCGCTAACAAAGGGGAAATGTGGTTAATGCATTAAACCAAATGTCAACCCAGATATTAGAATATTACCTTGACAAGAGTGGATAATAGGACGACTTTGGTCGACATGGTCTCGCAGTGAGttgtcgttttctttttttgcattacCAGAAGACAAGTGTCAATTAACTTGCAGTGCCACCTGTTGACCAGTGCGTGAATACATGGTCAGCCTGCGTGATTGCGAGAGAAGACCACCCACCCGACAGCAGGTTTGACCGATGACAGAAATAAACGAATGTCTgaatagaagaaaatggaaattaatttttcacAAAATTCCAACAATATATACTATAGCTGATGCAGAACAAGATATCACTAAAATATTACAAATTCGACGGTTTTCTTTTCGTCTAGTGATAGACGTTACCGTGTTTAATATTCTACATGGAAAGCAAAGTTTGTAGAGTTTCTACTGGTACTTTGCCAATGTTCCAGGTAAAAAGTTAAGAGTAATTTTCTGATCACCCCCCCGCATAGCTTTTCACTATTCAGGCTTTTGCCATCCGCCTGATGGATGGAACGTGAACTTTAGGAAAATACAACTTGTGAATGATCAACGACGTGCCATCACCAGGGTGCTGTTACAAAACTACTGGCCAGGCTTGATTTGATAAATCGTAGGGCGGtgaaacaatgtttttttgttgttttttttttttttaataattaaaatcaCTCGGCCTTTTGTCTGATGGCTGGCAAATTCTTAAAGAGACAAATTACTGTTACATTACCGCCCATTTCTCATCCGCCACTTTTTCTATTGAGTTTTTCTAAAACGTGGCATGCAAATTTCGGACTCGAGTGGATGAATTGAACAGCAGCAGCGCATCAATCTAGAAATTTgcatgtctttttttttttttttcaagggtTTTGACTTTGATGTTTGATGGTAAGAAACAAAACGTACGGCACGCAACGTTCGCGTTCATAGCAGCGCAATTAATTGGCCAATTAATCCATGTAACATAATGTGCGCAATTATTAAACGTGTGACCGAAGAGCCCATCGAGGAAGACAGCCCATCCCTGTaaggtagaaaagaaaaagaatttaacCTATGACACTTTGCGCACCGCTTTcgaaataatttaaaattgcaggtaaaaatgataataatacgTTGgccttctctctctttgtgTTCCACAGACTTTAAAGTCGatcccccctctctctttaTCGAATGTGTGtggttgtttaaaaaaattgaatgtcGGCTAGGCATTTTTCCGTCCGTGTCCTCTAAGCTGGCCAAATGACTTTGCTTACATAATGACGTCAGTTATAATAATGACAGTTTGGCAAAATTATGGGGCAAACTGTCACTGCTGCAGGCAAAGAGAACACGCCTCTATTTTTCTTACATCTCCGCTTTacgagaaaaaataaataaaatgtgaattagttttcttttgttgtttgccTTCTCACAGGCCGATTTTGACCatattgaatggaaatcattcccCGCCACTCCCAtttaaatgaaggaaaaaaaaaaaggtttttataGCCTAGATGATCGTTATTCACCGCAACACATTGATGGCCGATCGTGACTTTATTGTCGAAATGGCACGCGgccaaacgaaacaaaaattcacACACGTAATGATTCTCGGCATTGGTTTTTATCCGGGAGTCTGGACTTTTGACCATTCACGCGTGTTAAAAGATAATATTGTAGTcttttcagaaagaaaaataccaCCTGAATTTCTGTACACCTCCCCCTCTGAAAACCCGAAATATTAAACGAAAAGATTGGATACAAGAGGATGCCATGCTGAAATACATAAGAACTTGACCCAAATCAAATCATCTTGAGATCGGACAATTAAGAAAGAGTCCATTGGTTCCCGGGCTTGTTAAATTATCTAATTGAACACAATAGGTCTCGCattattgttttaaaaatacgGTGATAGGTGTGGGAAAATTAttccattcaaaatttgaCCGCGTCTGGACTTTTAACCGCTTTATGTcttatttttaatattttttatttcacgactttcttttgtttgttttgttttctgatgcTGCCAATGTCATTCTCGCTCAAACCTATTACATTGTTTTATGTAGGGGGGGGTGTTTTCTCTCAGCTGGAAATAATGATACACAGTCCCTCAACGGGGTCTCCGGTCAAGTCCCGCAGAACGGACACGCCTCTCTGCACGCGCGTGAACATAGCAATATAACCTATAGAAATCGTACCTGCTATTATTTATGTACATGAGATGGGTAGCCGAAGAATCGCTCTCTTCGACAGTTCAAGATCGTTGAGTTATTCCTGCGGACCGGCCAATTTTAGGTCCGTACGTGCGGACTTGACCCACTTTTTTTCCCtgtcaagaaaagaaaaaaaaaactaaaataaacaaataaacaaaacaataaaaatagtttgcctttatttttttttacgtgtgGATGGTATTCGCCCTTGCTCAATATATCACCATCATCTTCTACATCAATTGTGTGCGGCCAAATGTTTATTTTCACGCGTGCGCGGCCACTGTTGCTTTAGAAAAGTGGATCGTCCGGTGGATGAacaattcttttcttctagCCACCCGCTGGGGTCGTATCCTGTTATAATTCCAAAAGTCCGCTAAATATCCATCAAGCACGACGCGTGCGGACATCATATTAAGGTGTTTTGCACACCCAATTGAGCCATTAAACGTCAATGCACGATACTTGAAGGCTGCGatgattttgtatttttctaaaattacatttttgcgcaagaaactgaattgaaaaaaagagaaacaagatttattattattggaTTATTTATATGTAACATATTTATACCGCATAGAGGGGATGCCATGtaatgccatctagcggcgaCCTGCTTTTTCCCCCCTCCACCCGCTGAATTTGCTGTGTTTTGAACACGCAAATTTTTGTGCACGCTCCGGGCATGCACCGAGTTCCCTCCTCCTCCACCCTGAAGAGCGTGTGGGAGGGTTCATGAGGTATATTTCGCCTCGTGCTGTACGTTAAGACGAGGCTCCGTATAATCAAAACAGCTGCTGggccttttcctttttttttttttctttctggaatAGAGAGTAAGAGTTCTTTTAAGGCGAGGATAAAAGGCAGCGTGTTATTCGTTCGGTTGTCTTACTGTCGATTCACAATTCGTAGAGTCACTTGCGTTCAATCCTCCGCTCTCCacctattttttttagagtaaaaaaattcatttcgtttttagttgtaaaaagaaaaccgaAATTCTACACAATTTATTACATCCGTTCAACATGGCACGACCACACCAGGTGAATCTACTCCTCCCTCTCTGCTACCTCTTACTCCCTTTTTTTCGGAAATAACGTGACAAAGTgtgttctttctctctttcatttGGTTCTATTATCCCACATcggtaaacaaaaattttagttgACTGTGATCTTCTCCGCCTTTTGGATTATTACGCAATGCCTGGCTGATTACTATTCACCGGCTAATTACGACACGTATTACCAGGTAAAAACCATCTTTTGTTATTCTGCCctttgagaagaagaaaaaattgaggTCTATCCACAAAAACTTTTGGTTTGgattcactttcttttttgtaacgCAAAAATTAGTTTCAACTATCGGCGAAATTCAGATTTCTGTAATAACAGTTGATGtcttttctaatttaaaaaaaaaaaattaaccacAATTTTTTATGTCGTCAAAACCTTTTGGTTTTTGTGCCATTAAATAATTTCGCTTTggagatttatttttttcttccccaaAAAATGATGATTACTTTGATTGCATCCACCCTagtaatttaaaaacatttttttaattcccgTTATTTTTCGCGGGGGAGTAAAGGTGCCGGCCTATTATCAGTACAGTTGGGAAGTTAAGGACGTGCCGTCCGGCAATGATTATCGTCAACAAGAGACCCGCGACGGCCATTTGACCACTGGATTGTATCAAGTTCTTCTACCCGGTGGCCGCCACCAGGTAAGTTTCacgccatttttgtttcttttaaagattaaaaaaaaagggggagcttttattttacaagaCACTAGGACCCTCTTGTCCTACATTCTCTGcctcagaaagaaaaaaatttttcaaaaacaagaCACGGTTCGCCAAGTTTCACAAACACAAAAGTCGTGCTTGTAGGGCTCAAATTCTTCTCGAGTATTCCTTTCTCTATCTCAGAGCTCGCGCAGCATTTCATTTATATTGCGattcagaaaaagaaaaacgtagaATCGTGTAAAAACGCGTCACAATTCACGGAATCTAAGGAGAGTACGTGTATAAATTCCGTCTCAATGATTTTTCACTTTCTTCCTCATTGCGCAAGTTTCAAATAGTTCCCTTTTCCTCGTATGGCGACATCATATTTGCAATTGTCAACAACGTAGTACTctctacaacaacaaaaactattcAAGAGGCGAGTCCATACAGCTTTTTTTTAGcgccaaaaaataaaattagaaacacaaatttttaaggcgcgttttttttttatcgattgaCAAATGAGGAGAAATTTTTCAGCCCatcgtaaaaacaaaaaataattccaAAGGCTCAACAAGAGTGAGAGTATACACCGCCTCCTGCTGTTCACTTTGTCCTTCGTTCACAGCAGCAGCTCAAAGAGAGATGCACCTGACGTGTGTTCCACAAAAGGATCTTTAGTCAGGCGACACTTGGATCACGATAATTACCGACATCCTGCCCCGTGAACTGCAGTGTTTCTAATAGCCCTATAGTTAAAGAGTGTAATCATATACAGGCTAGGATTGCGCAAACAACTtcgcccccctttttttagcGTATCCTCATTAGAACGAGAATAACGTGTGACGTCATTTGGCTGTTGAACGTGACCAATTgagaaaacaaacgaaagGGAATCCCTGCGTTAGTTTATTAACGAGGGTATAACACCACACTACAAATAACAGCCCGAGTAGCTTGTGAACGATCCGCTATAATTTCAGCCgttcgaaacaaaagaagggaggctttttaataattttcttCGTGTTCCCTCGACCTTGCCGATTTTGTGGGCACAGGGACAATAACGGacgcgggaaaaaaaatttttttttccacggCGCTGATTACAGTGCGTGAAATAGAGTCGCACAAACAGAAAGGTAAGGTATACAggtacatcttttttttgtatgtgtgaATCaatcattttcccttttcgcggtaaaggcaaaacaaaagaaatgaaaaatgcgTTTTTCGTGCTGTGATGATCCGCACGGTTTTTACTGTTCAATTTTTCCAGTTGATTTCGTGGCCgcccaccttttttctttcctccttccaacatttgaaaaagaaaaggccataaatgaaataatttcCGTTGCTTTACTAAATTTAGTTGTTACGATATAGAAAGTCATACGAGACTAATTGGGTTACACATTGGTCAACAATCTTTGTTATTAtcgaaattttatttcctttctCTATACCGGTATACTAGATACTACAATTACATTCACCGCCGCCTATTATCAGGTTGAACGAGCgtcaaaaacaatttcaaattgcCCATCAGTgcatagaaagaaaagaaaactgtagCTAATTCCCATTGCACCTTTTAATCCTTTTCTTTCAAGGGTTCAATAGCAATTCACAGAATTCCATTGCGTGTCTGCGATCTGATTAaacattattctttttttatttattcatgcACTTTAATCTGGGGGGAACGATCGACTTAGACGGTCAATTACAGAGTGGACAAGGATTCTGGTTTCATGGCCGATGTCAGCTATCAAGGAGAAAACAACTACTTCACTTTCAAGAGTAACTACCAACATCAATTGTCGGACACAGACTACACCAAAGTGACAACCCCGCAAGAATCCATCCCACCGGCAACTTATCCCATCGACTATTCTCCGGTTGTAGCGCAAAAACAGCCTGCGGCCTATCACAACTATCCGTCGTCGTACGATAATTACGCGACCAATCGTCCGGCTTACATCAGCTACAACTCAGCCattcaaaaacaacaagaagcAGACACGTATTATTACGCGACGGAAAGACCTAGTTATGCTGTCCGTCCCCAGCAATCTTATCCGACCCGTAACAAATACGGATTTGATGACTCACCGGCCATccggacaacaacaacaacaacaacagaagcGCCGGTGACTAACCCGCCCGTGACGACGACCGAAGCGACGACCACGATGGCTGCGCAAAGCGAAGTCGATTACGCTCATAAACCCGATTATTCCGTGCCGATGTATCCGCTCTACCGGGCGGATTTCTATTCCGCTCGAGCTAAGGCTGGCAAATCTGTTGCGCAAACGCAAGATAATTACGGAGTCGACGAGGAAGGTTACACTTATATCAAACCATCGGCCAAATATTCGATCCCCGATAAATTGGGATCGTACGAAATTAATCACCGGAAAGCCACCGCGAGGAAACCAATGGTTTCGGATTATCAAGCCCCAGAAGCCCTTATCCAATCAAAGTGAAACGGAGGGAAGTTTTTTTAGGAAGAAATCAAacagaacaaagaaaaatggaggaaAACTGGGAGAGGTGAAAGTAATATAACGCACGGGActacaagaaacaaaaaatgtacgaccatttttttttttatattctctTCTTATTTCTATAAATGATTGTGTTGCTCTGTGCTCATCAATGTCCgagaaaaaaactattttttgcCAATTGTAATTTATCAACAATAAACAACTTTGAAATAAATCCATTCAatcttgaaatttttgaaaaattacttTCTTTTTAGCAGAGGAAAATGTCAATCATTTTGAatggaggggggaaaaaattaaaagattgGGCaataattacaaaaaaaattttaggcTGTCGAATTTTATAAACATGTTGAACACGCAGGTGCTAGCCCCAGGATGTTATTAACTCACGTGTAATAAGCGTTCGTCATTTTTGActggaaacaaaaaagttttccGAAAGGCCACAATCAACTCGTCAAAAAACCGCAAAAAATGGCTGCGGTTTATTATGtcgtattaaaaaaaaattggggggggggggagaaagaGGATGAATAGCATTTTTGAACTAGTGCACTATAAGAGAACAGCAAATATGAAGAAACACTGCTACATATAGAGCTGTAACAATAATTGTCACGAAACAGGGAATATTTCAAGGAGACATTGAAAAATGGCTgcccgttttcttttttgggggtttgACCAGTCAATTCGTTTGGTCTCTCTATAATtcacggtaaaaaaaaaaaaaaacggatgtGTCACCTGCAATTCAACGGGGGGTGTGTGTGTTCTCCCTCCTATCATTATGTAATGTTCTCCACATCGACCACCTGAACGTCCTTGGGCTACTTTGAAACTCTTTGGCTTTTACGGTtggttaaaataaaatgtttgaCTGATTTGGAGATTGTTTTCCTTTTAGCGTGATGGCAACGTTGGAGCTATTTCTCCTGAAATGTTTTCGATTTTCACGCCCCCTTTTAATCCTTTCCATCATTTCATAACGTGACCCGTGAACGACAGATCGAGACTACAATCACTCAAATATCTTTTGATTTACTTTTAACGTACATTGTGAACTGAATTCCTCTCGTCAAACACGATTTctacgaaacaaaaaatttgcttccaaaacatttttatcAAGAATCACACACCCCCCTTTTGAAATGTTGCGTTCACTTGGAAAGTTCGGGACAACAATCCACACATTTGAATTGTGCCGTCatgaagaaaagagaaaattgcacgtttaaaaaatggcgcgaaaaaacaattttgggGCGGTTCTTTTATAAAAAAGCAAATACAAAATCAGCCATAATTTTCGAAGATAGCCGATGCATAAATAGATGCGCATGACAAACGGTATATGCTTTGTTGAACGAGTTTATGCAAAACAAAAGGCGTGACGGCagacaaaatagaaaattgtttGCCCAGCTATTCAATCAATAGAGAAAACACGCACGAACTGAGTGACGTCACATAGGCGAAACCGATTTTTCAGGAAAAATCGTTTTCGAACGATAGAACAGAGTTTCTTTtcggtaaaaagaaaatcattttcacacaaaaaaaataatcggcGATCACCTTTGAACCTTGCTTTCGGTAAtgattctaaaaaaaaaattgatcgtGAATCATTTGACAGCTAAATGCGTATAAAATTCTCTCTCGATCGATTTTCGTGTAAATCAATTACGATggaaaatgaaacatttttctaaaaGTTTAATATTATAGAAAGGAAACATTTTTCTGTCGTGGTAATAATCCTTGAACTGATGGAAATAACAGCACAAAAATTATAGCCGTGAATGCTGGCAACAGAACTCCcgagaaagaataaaaaaaaacacgttcAAGTCAATTCACGACCACATTCAAAGAAATGGTAGATGCCACACCCTTTGTAAAAATTATGGCTTGAATTTGCTGGTCCGTATTTTTGCTAAAGTTCTCTCGAATTATGTACCCCATAACAAGTAAAATGGTCAACGAGACAATCAGCGGCCcgaggaaaaaaagatttgtgtaAATCAACGTGGAGTAAAAGGCCCAACCCAACTGCCCGATCTAATTTACTTTTTCTCGCGCCTGTTAACAAAGGACAATACGACATTTTCCCGCCATTTTAAGGGGATAAAAAACGAGTCAAttcaaccaagaaaaaaagacatcCAAATGAAACACGAAATGCAAATCAGCAGCTGTTTAACAGACAACAATAAAATAGATTGTCACGATGACAGCCTATTCTGAATAGATTGGTTAAAATAAAACCGGCACGTGCATTGTAAAAACGATTATCAATGACGCCATTTCTGTAAACTTGCTGATATTTATCGACATTGATTTATTGGACACGTCCTGCATAATCAAGCTATGACTATGGATCCAAAAAGTCTCGCCCTGATTAAAATCAACACAAAATAATATCGTGGAATGTACTCACCCGTGAAAACAGCTTTCACGAACAACAGCTTGCTGGAATTTTCTTCCTCCAAACATGTGAGAACAGGTCACGATTTTCCAATGCAAGATATCACTCATCCACAAtcaataacaaaaattaaagaatCCAGTTTGCTAACGACTAGATCAACgcttctttattttatgtggATGCATCACTATAAAATGAAGGGTTTCAAAGATATTTTACGATTTATTTTTCGACCAAACGGCTTTGCTCAgcaaatgatttggatttgcgATCCAGTGATCCCTATCCTCCAAATAAAACAACGTTGCCAGAACGATTTAATACCTACGCGCCATCTATGGAAATTTGGCAGACGAAAAGTTTTCGACTAGTGGGcagttaaaaaattaatattaatatttttatttttgaatatttaattttcttttcgtgtagTGAAACGATAAAATCGAATGCAACacacaattttaaattttaatttaaattcttGAGAAATCTAAACCCACAAAAGGCTAAATCGGCGTTAATTACACTTAAAAATCTTGCAAGAAATTTTatcaatcaattaaaaaaaagccGTAAAAGTCCAACGAAATTTCGTTTCAGGAATTCCAATCTTCCCAAAATTTCACCATCAGTTGTGAAGACGTCTAATAATCGATAGACTTAGAGGTGCATTCCATCAACGGATAACATCACCGTATATCCGCCATGACACTTGCCTCTTTTACCTTCCATATCTTCCACGAAAATCTTGAACTGCAGCAGCAATGGATACCTAGAAAGTTTTTAATGCTCGTCTGACTATACAGAAGGATCGTGTGTACAAAACAACACGCAAATGTCTCATCATTGTCTTTTCTCTTTACTTTTGACGAGCGTCTAACACAGACGCGATTGCATCTGCCAAGTTTTCTGCTTCTATATAGAAGCGCCAATCTTAATGCAAAAAAGCTTTAAAAAGTATAATACAAGTTAAATGATTTAACCGTCAGTCCCGGTTTGGTAAATTATCTTTCAAATGTTCAACTGTGGCTTCCATCTAAGAGTAGGTGCGGTCACGAATCGGCGGCTCCTCACATAAAATccaagaaaaagattttaaaaaaaatgaaactatTATTAATAGTTGATTGAGTACTTGAGTCATCCGTTATTGATCGTTTGACTTGAAGAGGGGA
This sequence is a window from Daphnia magna isolate NIES linkage group LG7, ASM2063170v1.1, whole genome shotgun sequence. Protein-coding genes within it:
- the LOC116926543 gene encoding uncharacterized protein LOC116926543, whose product is MARPHQLTVIFSAFWIITQCLADYYSPANYDTYYQVPAYYQYSWEVKDVPSGNDYRQQETRDGHLTTGLYQVLLPGGRHQTVNYRVDKDSGFMADVSYQGENNYFTFKSNYQHQLSDTDYTKVTTPQESIPPATYPIDYSPVVAQKQPAAYHNYPSSYDNYATNRPAYISYNSAIQKQQEADTYYYATERPSYAVRPQQSYPTRNKYGFDDSPAIRTTTTTTTEAPVTNPPVTTTEATTTMAAQSEVDYAHKPDYSVPMYPLYRADFYSARAKAGKSVAQTQDNYGVDEEGYTYIKPSAKYSIPDKLGSYEINHRKATARKPMVSDYQAPEALIQSK